One Salmo trutta chromosome 19, fSalTru1.1, whole genome shotgun sequence genomic window carries:
- the cngk gene encoding cyclic nucleotide-gated cation channel alpha-3-like isoform X3: MGFEEMYNIKDECPTTVLKKNEVNIISPKQNIVRFWNLFIALTSLVAVTVSLFELFFNSAIPVVVGIRYCLDVIFVLNIISRFYIGYESNGVVIIDSKPVQRKYLRTWFIMDLLAVLPFETLRYASPELHFMHINRCLRVLRLFDIISSFGKEPDTNKIHVAVLNSFSIVVLCVQVSACAWYNQACIAAHGGHPRECPKEENWLQLLPEFSTNLTGVTDLEFYATSLYWSAITLCSVGYGDIHAMKIPEVMVASLVMVVGLFAFIGVIATGMSSIISNLDARRGRFCHRMESICLHMKQMGLPEEVQTWVHKYYYYLWTHRKGSIIAGLLDDLPFALHSEISSACYKPLMKKTTLFHDTEDGFKRALSLKFNTYTYSPGQILAKPGEINQNAYYIEHGVVQVLGDNHCDKVARLLPGSLIGEAYLMYRIPRNTTICAATLCEICVLERSDLLALFADYPEAGLKIARTAQKRLHNVKHPIREAFALGVASNPQNVVFQKDLSVNLLPRDQKIFTLFMEYLANHSHNVSSSVKTSTDVKRSVWMRTIRPDGIFAQKWEVFMFWCITISIFIETWVLFFTNNLDTKGFYNEGWGALYLTISSLVDVFAIIDIFVNLRTEVFTKDGYQADIMCIFDNYRKSWNLYYDVLAVFPLDLFSFTTSGEAHWRVLGYVRGNRLIWIRKVCLFFNKKENDMDKNLFELRTAKCLFLLIFSVHCCSGVLYLTGCKDFRCDEESWAWNTGLKASHSNLYHYMISIYWTTTSMTTIGYGDIVPSTMKERLTAVFVCFIGLFVFNYIISQVYATLASQNAARVTFQNLLSAMANFMEGHDLSLSLQTRVTEYMSLLWSKYQGQAYPGGQFLMHDLPIELQQIVLMKERGRFLSKIPYFEQAGQAFIRDVASTSVMYFFPRGEIIQYSETITRELFCIRKGTCQILNDDLSEIVGLYGEGMYFGEAGFLFGKQATMTVRAKTHCEILVIDFDKMKSVLERYPVIESQITELQSTPEYYHTLLQSVEEIMKSDEQDDDTLKKKDASLTYQGRRYAKKSKCYIEDFGNFPIYAGAEEETVEEKLLKLSKTKLIPPTPRYRGAILPNNPLYIRWECFRFVLAITVSINSSLLFAFLHYKKELWILSYILGLFCWIDMYIRLHVAFYKDSLRVDTLETAKHYVKTSFLIDLISCFPWEVIGWMVVSPFDENGFYSNSEALHLYAYLRAPHLLQLYRIPLAFSFWQSGIATEKTIVTFAKFFLYCVLFLHLSTCIVFAIVCPPADLFGDTTNYLLPMIKHNCSSQSWVYHMDYTFNVVYETATFTELYSISLYFATATLSGVGYGDIHPYLTSMKITMVFIMVSGALYCGYVAGTFAAMLANADATRAAFTEKKESIQLFLKSQNITGDLYHNTVNFYAFKWIRTKGIDQDTLFEYLPSSLLGDISTIIYSDLIAKAFGLDIKRKQRRNSVAQHLSPLERTLSGKLDGPFFHQILRKESVDQLETDGGFIRLLARQIRPCLYRANDLICKRNDFGSEMYFIEKGEVEVLSQDELTVIIKLNAGQYFGEGSLLFAEPRATTIRAATNCDLYVLSKKSLDETVKYYPDICKQIKKAAETKREQLLQRTMDMSKVQKNVSATDILMNDTGYIKLYKQCMAEEENKAKFKDFPFHVRIKTSITQFLISFLLNVIRIHNTTINPESTVRVVYQYTSCLLIIILFWAITYMIILKFHICFYDESGSYISDYRSVSLSYMTRKVGYIYDVICSFPYAFTILHLMNQVSPTAFLPIIVYVRTFHLLRILTVLVFMHKEEQSIITNLLAIRIIKYLVHAILFVHCTAVLFLLFALYGGINSWVVNTEVFYLPDIYTYSVYWTLATYTTTGYGDIRAVTYREMLFSILIMILSKMQVSYNMGLLSSTQTNKQSLQVAYEEKLQAVQNYMMDENIPSALKNRVIRFYNYRWTRTKGIDSEELFKDTPHCMKVEIFSRISVNLLKKNQLFTHLSETFLRHLATKMLLKSYTSGEYISRRGDSGRGMLLILIGKVKLCSWRTGKEAVEYLTTGAALGVDMLLKSKLCRYTAVADNYVDIFFLSKEHFEEVGSYYPDVMNKLLKRASNVINMY, translated from the exons CTGTTCTTCAACTCTGCAATCCCTGTCGTGGTTGGGATAAGATACTGCCTGGATGTGATCTTCGTGTTGAACATAATTTCACGCTTTTACATTGGATATGAAAGTAATGGTGTAGTCATAATTGATTCTAAACCAGTGCAGAGAAAATATCTCCGAACATGGTTTATCATGGACCTGTTGGCTGTTCTTCCCTTTGAGACTCTGAGATATGCCTCGCCTGAATTGCATTTTATGCATATCAATCGATGTCTAAGAGTCTTACGGCTGTTTGACATAATAT CGTCCTTTGGAAAAGAACCTGACACCAACAAGATACATGTTGCAGTCCTGAATTCCTTTTCTATTGTTGTCCTCTGTGTTCAAGTCTCTGCGTGTGCCTG GTACAATCAGGCGTGTATAGCTGCTCATGGTGGCCATCCAAGGGAGTGTCCAAAAGAGGAGAACTGGTTACAGCTGTTGCCAGAGT TTTCAACCAATTTGACTGGAGTAACAGATTTGGAGTTTTATGCCACGTCACTATACTGGTCTGCAATAACTCTATGTTCTGTGGG CTATGGAGACATACATGCTATGAAGATCCCAGAGGTTATGGTTGCCTCACTGGTAATGGTGGTTGGTTTATTTGCCTTCATTGGAGTCATCGCGACAGGAATGAGCTCCATCATTAGCAATCTGGATGCCCGGAGAGGAAGGTTCTGCCATCGAATGGAGTCCATTTGTCTTCATATG AAACAAATGGGATTGCCAGAGGAAGTTCAAACATGGGTGCATAAATATTACTATTATCTGTGGACGCATCGCAAAGGCAGTATAATCGCTGGCCTACTGGATGACCTTCCTTTTGCTCTACATTCAGAAATATCCTCTGCTTGTTACAAACCTCTGATGAAAAAG ACAACCCTGTTTCATGATACCGAAGATGGCTTCAAAAGAGCTTTGTCACTTAAATTCAACACCTACACATACAGTCCTGGACAAATTTTGGCAAAGCCTGGAGAAATCAATCAAAATGCATACTACATTGAACATGGAGTGGTGCAG GTATTAGGAGATAATCATTGTGACAAAGTTGCCCGTTTGCTGCCTGGATCGTTAATTGGAGAG GCTTATCTGATGTACAGAATTCCGAGAAACACTACGATTTGTGCAGCAACATTGTGTGAAATTTGTGTGTTGGAACGCAGTGATCTTCTGGCATTGTTTGCGGATTACCCAGAAG CTGGTTTGAagatagcaagaacagctcagaaACGGCTGCATAATGTTAAGCATCCTATTAGGGAAGCCTTTGCTCTAGGAGTGGCATCGAACCCCCAGAATGTGGTTTTTCAGAAGGATTTAAGTGTAAATCTGTTG CCAAGGGATCAGaagatttttacattgtttatggaatatcttgCAAACCACTCCCACAATGTCTCTTCATCAGTTAAAACATCTACAGATGTGAAAAGG TCTGTTTGGATGAGAACTATTCGACCAGATGGCATTTTTGCTCAGAAGTGGGAGGTTTTTATGTTTTGGTGTATCACCATTTCAATTTTTATTGAAACATGGGTACTTTTTTTCACCAACAACCTAGACACAAAGG GCTTTTACAATGAAGGATGGGGTGCGCTTTATCTTACAATCAGCTCATTGGTTGATGTTTTTGCCATTATCGACATATTTGTGAACCTCCGCACAGAAGTTTTTACAAAAGATG GCTATCAAGCTGACATAATGTGTATTTTTGACAACTATCGAAAATCTTGGAATCTGTATTATGACGTCCTGGCTGTTTTCCCTTTGGACTTGTTCTCTTTTACAACAAGTGGAGAAGCACATTGGAGAGTTTTAGGCTATGTCCGGGGGAATCGTCTTATTTGGATTCGGAAG gtttgtttgtttttcaacaaaaaAGAAAATGACATGGATAAGAACCTGTTTGAGCTAAGAACGGCTAAATGTCTTTTCCTCCTGATTTTCTCTGTGCACTGCTGCTCTGGAGTACTGTATCTCACAGGCTGCAAGGACTTCAG GTGTGATGAAGAGTCATGGGCCTGGAACACAGGACTGAAGGCCAGCCATAGCAACTTGTACCATTATATGATTTCCATTTATTGGACCACAACAAGCATGACAACCATTG GATATGGTGACATTGTTCCCAGCACTATGAAAGAGCGACTTACTGCTGTGTTTGTTTGCTTCATTGGCTTGTTTGTCTTTAACTATATCATCAGTCAAGTCTATGCCACATTGGCCAGTCAGAATGCTGCCAG GGTTACATTTCAGAATCTCCTCTCAGCTATGGCCAACTTCATGGAAGGCCATGACCTTAGTTTATCTCTTCAAACAAGGGTCACTGAGTATATGAGTCTTCTTTGGTCAAAGTACCA GGGTCAAGCATACCCAGGAGGCCAATTTTTAATGCATGACTTGCCAATCGAACTTCAACAGATTGTCctgatgaaagagagagggaggttcttGTCAAAG ATTCCTTATTTCGAGCAAGCTGGACAAGCGTTCATTCGGGATGTCGCATCAACTTCAGTCATGTATTTCTTTCCCAGAGGGGAGATCATCCAGTACAGTGAAACTATTACCAGAGAACTATTTTGCATTCGAAAAGGGACTTGCCAG ATTCTAAATGATGACTTGTCTGAAATTGTTGGACTCTACGGTGAAGGAATGTATTTCGGGGAG GCTGGATTTTTGTTTGGAAAACAAGCTACAATGACCGTCCGTGCAAAGACTCATTGTGAGATATTAGTGATCGATTTCGACAAAATGAAATCTGTTCTGGAGAGATACCCGGTCATTGAAAG CCAAATTACAGAATTGCAATCAACACCAGAGTATTACCACACTTTACTGCAAAGCGTTGAAGAAATTATGAAGTCTGACGAACAGGATGATGACACACTAAAGAAGAAAGATGCCTCGTTGACATATCAAGGTCGTCGATATGCCAAGAAGTCAAAGTGTT ATATTGAGGACTTTGGAAACTTCCCAATCTATGCTGGAGCAGAGGAAGAAACTGTTGAGGAAAAACTTCTGAAACTGAGCAAAACCAAACTGATACCTCCCACACCAAG atATAGGGGTGCCATTTTGCCTAACAATCCACTCTACATCCGATGGGAATGTTTCCGATTTGTTTTGGCCATAACGGTCAGCATCAATAGCTCTCTTCTTTTTGCTTTTCTCCACTACAAAAAGGAACTCTGGATTTTGTCATACATTCTGGGCCTTTTTTGCTGGATTGACATGTATATCCGTTTGCATGTTGCTTTTTACAAGGACAGTCTCAGAGTGGACACGCTAGAAACGGCAAAACACTATGTGAAGACAAGCTTTCTAATAGATCTCATCAGCTGTTTTCCCTGGGAAGTTATTGGCTGGATGGTGGTTTCCCCTTTTGATGAGAATGGATTTTACTCCAACAGTGAAGCGCTGCACCTATATGCATATCTCAGAGCCCCACATCTTCTCCAGTTATATCGGATTCCTCTTGCATTTTCATTCTGGCAATCAGGGATTGCAACCGAAAAGACGATTGTCACATTTGCTAAATTCTTTCTGTATTGCGTCCTTTTTCTTCACTTAAGCACTTGCATCGTTTTTGCAATTGTATGCCCTCCAGCAGACTTGTTTGGTGACACAACCAATTACTTATTGCCTATGATAAAGCACAACTGTTCATCACAATCCTGGGTGTATCACATGGACTACACTTTTAACGTAGTGTATG AAACGGCCACCTTCACAGAACTGTATTCCATAAGTTTATACTTTGCAACTGCAACTCTCAGTGGTGTAGGCTATGGTGATATACATCCTTATCTAACCTCTATG AAAATTACCATGGTCTTCATAATGGTGTCTGGAGCATTGTATTGTGGTTATGTGGCTGGTACATTTGCTGCTATGTTAGCCAATGCAGATGCTACAAGGGCAGCTTTTACTGAGAAAAAGGAAAGCATACAACTATTCTTGAAg AGTCAGAACATTACAGGGGATCTATATCACAATACTGTGAACTTCTATGCTTTCAAATGGATAAGAACGAAAGGAATAGACCAAGACACACTGTTTGAGTATTTGCCATCATCTCTGCTCGGAGATATATCTACCATTATCTACTCTGACCTTATTGCAAAG GCATTTGGACTTGATATCAAGAGGAAGCAGCGAAGGAACTCAGTGGCACAACATTTATCCCCACTCGAGAGAACATTATCTGGAAAGCTTGAT GGACCTTTTTTTCACCAAATACTGAGGAAAGAGAGTGTGGACCAATTGGAAACAGATGGAGGATTCATTCGGTTACTAGCTAGACAGATTCGACCGTGCCTTTACAGAGCTAATGACCTGATATGCAAAAGAAATGACTTTGGATCTGAG ATGTATTTCATTGAAAAGGGAGAAGTAGAAGTCTTGTCACAGGACGAGTTGACTGTTATCATCAAACTGAATGCGGGACAATACTTTGGAGAAGGAAGCCTTCTGTTTGCAGAACCTCGTGCAACCACAATAAG GGCTGCCACAAATTGTGATCTGTATGTCCTCTCCAAGAAAAGCCTTGATGAAACTGTCAAATACTATCCAGACATTTGCAAACAGATAAAGAAAGCTGCAGAAACGAAACGTGAACAGCTACTGCAAAGAACAATGGACATGTCAAAAGTTCAGAAGAATGTTTCAGCAACTGACATACTTATGAATGACACAGGAT ATATAAAGCTTTACAAGCAATGCATGGCAGAAGAGGAAAATAAAGCAAAGTTTAAAGACTTCCCATTTCATGTCCGAATTAAGACGAGCATCACTCAATTCTTGATCAGTTTTCTGTTGAACGTCATCAGAATCCACAACACAACAATCAATCCGGAGAGCACAGTACGTGTTGTGTATCAGTACACATCTTGCCTTCTGATCATCATTCTGTTTTGGGCGATAACATATATG ATCATTTTGAAATTTCATATTTGCTTCTATGATGAAAGTGGATCATACATCTCAGACTACAGATCTGTGTCACTGAGCTATATGACGAGGAAAGTGGGATACATTTATGATGTCATATGCTCATTCCCATATGCGTTTACAATTTTGCACCTCATGAATCAAGTGTCACCGACAGCATTTCTGCCCATAATAGTATATGTTCGCACTTTTCATCTACTCCGGATTCTGACTGTACTTGTCTTCATGCACAAGGAGGAGCAATCCATCATAACTAA CTTGCTTGCCATACGAATCATCAAGTACTTGGTCCATGCAATCCTGTTTGTCCACTGTACCGCAGTTTTATTTCTTTTATTTGCTTTGTATGGTGGCATTAATTCGTGGGTTGTCAACACAG AAGTGTTTTACCTCCCTGATATTTACACCTACTCCGTATATTGGACTTTAGCAACTTACACAACAACAGGCTATGGTGATATCCGTGCAGTGACATACAGAGAAATGTTATTCTCCATTTTGATAATGATTCTTTCCAAGATGCAAGTCAGTTATAATATGGGACTTCTCTCATCCACTCAAACAAACAAGCAATCTCTTCAAGTGGCGTATGAAGAGAAGCTGCAG GCAGTCCAAAACTACATGATGGATGAAAACATTCCGTCAGCGCTGAAAAATCGCGTAATCCGATTCTACAATTACCGATGGACACGCACCAAAGGAATAGATTCAGAAGAATTGTTCAAAGATACACCTCATTGTATGAAAGTTGAAATTTTCTCAAG aataagcgtGAATCTACTGAAGAAAAATCAGCTCTTCACTCACCTCTCAGAAACATTCCTGCGACACTTGGCAACGAAAATGTTGTTGAAAAGCTACACCTCTG GGGAATACATCAGTAGAAGGGGAGACTCTGGCCGTGGGATGTTGCTGATCCTGATCGGTAAGGTGAAACTTTGCTCGTGGAGAACTGGAAAAGAGGCCGTTGAGTATCTTACCACTGGAGCCGCCTTGGGAGTCGACATGCTGCTGAAATCCAAGTTGTGCAGATACACTGCCGTTGCTGataactatgtggatatatttttCCTGTCGAAAGAGCACTTTGAAGAAGTTGGGTCGTATTACCCAGATGTCATGAATAAGCTGCTGAAGAGAGCCTCAAACGTTATCAACATGTActaa